The Marinilongibacter aquaticus genome has a window encoding:
- a CDS encoding succinate dehydrogenase cytochrome b subunit, whose protein sequence is MSWLTKTLSSSIGKKVLMAITGLFLCSFLVIHLVGNLQLFKDDGGYAFNTYSVFMTSNPLIKTISYVLYFSILFHAFWGIYLEYQNKKARPVGYAVSKNQGSFASKNMAILGTIILVFIAVHLSNFWYQYHFGHLPYVTYTENLASGEITAIESLPSDYSQEAKMLEVLNEQAGTKSVTVKDLYLEAETAFSHPLLVILYVISMAVLGFHLMHGFQSGFQTLGLNHPKYSPFIKKVGVWIFAILIPAAFAVMPIYFLIK, encoded by the coding sequence ATGTCTTGGCTAACCAAAACATTAAGTAGCTCGATAGGCAAAAAAGTGCTCATGGCCATTACGGGTCTTTTCCTGTGCTCCTTCTTGGTCATTCACTTGGTCGGCAACCTGCAGTTGTTTAAAGACGACGGCGGCTATGCCTTCAACACCTATTCTGTATTCATGACCAGCAATCCGCTGATCAAGACAATTTCTTACGTACTTTATTTCTCCATTCTTTTCCATGCCTTTTGGGGAATTTATCTCGAGTACCAAAACAAAAAGGCTCGCCCTGTGGGTTATGCCGTATCGAAAAACCAAGGTTCTTTTGCCAGCAAAAACATGGCCATTTTGGGAACCATCATTTTGGTTTTCATTGCGGTGCATTTGAGCAATTTCTGGTACCAATATCACTTCGGCCATTTGCCCTATGTGACCTACACAGAGAATTTGGCAAGCGGCGAGATCACGGCGATCGAATCCTTACCTTCTGATTATTCGCAAGAAGCGAAAATGCTGGAAGTGCTGAACGAGCAGGCCGGCACCAAGTCGGTTACGGTAAAAGACCTTTATCTCGAAGCCGAAACGGCTTTTTCTCACCCGCTGTTGGTCATTTTGTATGTCATTTCCATGGCTGTGCTTGGTTTTCACCTTATGCACGGTTTCCAAAGTGGATTTCAGACCTTGGGTTTGAATCATCCCAAATACTCACCATTTATTAAGAAAGTAGGCGTCTGGATTTTCGCAATCCTTATTCCTGCGGCTTTCGCCGTAATGCCTATCTATTTTCTGATTAAATAA
- a CDS encoding gliding motility-associated C-terminal domain-containing protein yields MKKLYIFLFFCLAFFQSLKTLATHLRAGEITAVRISSTSLTYRVTITTYTDEINGKQANDAQEDVDFYPGFSNNGVVSYKVPRKEELLISPTTKRNIYETVVTYPAPGVYHLSCGIVNRNDNTINLPQPSDSISWFVQSTIVINASFGLNSTPVLLNIPIDSAAVGTTFIHNPGAFDIDGDSLSYRLAVPLKDANLANGEGIVIDGYIDPSLVGVPPILNEAQTGPATFKIDARTGDLVWDAPQKPGQYNVAFVIEEWRKAPDGSSIRIGSIERDMQIIVVETENNRPELEVPDDLCIEAGEELKFTVRATDVDAGQQIKLTSSGGVYNKDAAGLDAQYVPDDPATFTAPALPQLSPVEGTFAWLTNCDHVRQQAYDVLFKVEDEPGRFNTQLADIKTIKINVNPPSPKGLTAEEAEGGVQLSWLPYAQCNRMGRIFVFRKDGCSGLNPDPCQEGIPAGWSYTQIGEVGLNDTEFLDETAEKGQIYSYRLVSELDLNTFVSMKSAPSAEFCIGSGLQDGLPILTNVTVEETNNVNGEILVKWSRPLNFDQDQTPGPYMYKLYRTEGLGGDSYVEIATVNTNLLAADADTVFTDSGLNTTDNVYKYKLEFFAAGESLGEAPPASSVRLNGSPDDRKLNLSWVGNTPWSNDNFTHYVYREDQNQPGQFHIIAAVDVAGPNTYSFTDSGTDQFLDDGDQSIVLENNVDYCYKVETVGVYENQGSVMGELHNFSQIFCLAPADRTPPCPPVLSLTNAGCDNMDQEDFCASNAFTNNLTWTNPTTECREDLIRHNVYFARYENGTFNQVGITDGKTKRFDHLKNNVDGFAGCYYVTAVSVLNVESAPSNVVCADNCEKIAFPNVFTPNGDGKNDTFEPMNCPAFVKHISYEIYNRQGLLLAEGEGEKLSWDGRDNNGNPVSAGTFFYRVKVQFNRLEENSPVYTYKGYLEIIR; encoded by the coding sequence ATGAAGAAGCTTTATATCTTTCTATTTTTCTGTTTGGCCTTTTTCCAAAGTCTGAAAACGCTGGCTACGCACTTGCGTGCAGGTGAAATTACGGCCGTGAGAATTTCGAGTACATCGCTTACATATAGGGTAACGATTACAACCTATACGGATGAAATCAACGGCAAGCAGGCCAACGATGCCCAAGAAGATGTGGACTTTTATCCCGGATTTAGCAACAATGGCGTGGTTTCCTATAAAGTGCCGCGTAAGGAAGAATTGCTGATCAGCCCCACAACAAAGAGGAACATATATGAAACCGTAGTGACTTACCCGGCTCCGGGAGTGTACCATTTGAGTTGCGGTATCGTAAACAGAAACGACAACACGATCAACCTGCCGCAGCCTTCAGACAGCATCTCTTGGTTTGTGCAATCCACCATCGTGATCAATGCCTCATTTGGCTTGAACAGCACGCCAGTTCTTTTGAATATCCCCATAGATTCTGCAGCTGTAGGCACTACCTTTATTCATAATCCAGGAGCTTTTGATATCGACGGCGATAGCCTATCTTACCGTTTGGCCGTGCCCTTGAAAGATGCAAACTTGGCCAATGGCGAAGGGATCGTAATCGATGGGTATATAGACCCTTCTTTAGTAGGGGTACCGCCCATATTGAACGAAGCACAAACGGGTCCAGCTACTTTCAAGATCGACGCCCGAACGGGTGATTTGGTTTGGGATGCTCCGCAGAAACCGGGGCAATACAATGTCGCTTTCGTGATCGAAGAATGGCGGAAAGCCCCAGACGGCAGTTCGATTCGTATTGGTTCGATTGAACGGGATATGCAAATTATTGTGGTTGAAACGGAGAACAATAGGCCAGAATTGGAAGTGCCCGACGACCTCTGTATTGAAGCAGGCGAAGAATTGAAGTTCACGGTACGGGCTACCGATGTAGATGCCGGGCAGCAGATTAAGCTGACCAGCTCTGGTGGGGTTTACAACAAAGATGCTGCCGGATTGGATGCACAGTATGTGCCGGATGACCCTGCCACTTTTACGGCTCCCGCTTTGCCGCAACTTTCTCCCGTAGAGGGCACGTTTGCGTGGTTGACCAATTGCGATCACGTACGCCAGCAGGCTTACGATGTGTTGTTCAAAGTAGAAGATGAGCCCGGTCGATTCAATACGCAGTTGGCCGATATTAAGACGATAAAAATCAATGTAAATCCACCGAGCCCGAAAGGTCTGACAGCCGAAGAAGCCGAGGGTGGTGTTCAGCTAAGTTGGTTGCCTTATGCTCAATGTAACCGAATGGGAAGGATTTTCGTTTTTAGAAAAGACGGTTGCAGCGGCCTCAATCCAGATCCTTGTCAAGAGGGCATTCCAGCAGGCTGGAGCTACACACAAATTGGCGAGGTAGGTTTAAACGACACAGAATTTCTGGACGAAACCGCTGAAAAAGGGCAGATATACAGTTATCGATTGGTGTCCGAATTGGATTTGAACACCTTTGTTTCGATGAAAAGTGCCCCTTCCGCTGAGTTTTGTATCGGCTCTGGTTTGCAAGACGGTTTGCCTATCCTGACCAATGTAACCGTAGAAGAAACCAACAATGTGAATGGAGAGATTTTGGTTAAATGGTCTCGTCCTTTGAATTTTGATCAAGACCAAACGCCCGGACCGTATATGTACAAGCTTTACAGAACGGAAGGCTTGGGCGGCGATTCATATGTAGAAATTGCAACAGTGAATACGAATTTGTTGGCTGCGGATGCAGATACGGTGTTTACGGATTCGGGATTGAATACGACTGACAATGTGTACAAATATAAATTGGAATTTTTTGCAGCCGGAGAATCTTTGGGCGAAGCTCCACCAGCCTCGTCTGTACGCTTGAACGGTAGCCCAGACGACAGAAAACTGAATTTGTCTTGGGTGGGGAATACACCTTGGTCAAACGACAATTTCACGCATTATGTGTACAGGGAAGACCAAAATCAACCGGGTCAGTTTCATATTATCGCCGCGGTGGATGTGGCCGGGCCCAATACGTATTCGTTTACCGATTCAGGAACAGACCAATTTCTAGACGACGGTGATCAAAGTATAGTGCTTGAAAACAATGTGGATTATTGTTATAAAGTTGAAACGGTAGGGGTATACGAGAACCAAGGTTCTGTTATGGGCGAATTGCACAATTTTTCACAGATATTCTGCTTGGCACCTGCCGACCGCACTCCGCCTTGCCCTCCAGTCTTGTCTTTGACCAATGCCGGATGCGACAACATGGATCAGGAGGATTTCTGTGCCTCGAATGCATTCACTAACAATTTGACCTGGACAAACCCCACTACAGAGTGCAGAGAAGATCTCATTCGCCACAATGTGTATTTTGCTCGTTATGAAAACGGAACGTTCAATCAAGTGGGCATTACCGATGGGAAGACCAAACGTTTTGATCACCTAAAAAACAATGTAGACGGTTTTGCGGGATGCTATTATGTTACGGCCGTGAGTGTATTGAATGTGGAAAGTGCTCCGAGTAACGTGGTTTGTGCCGACAACTGCGAGAAAATTGCTTTCCCCAACGTGTTTACACCCAATGGCGACGGGAAGAACGACACTTTCGAACCCATGAATTGTCCTGCTTTTGTGAAACACATCAGTTATGAAATTTACAACCGCCAAGGTCTGCTTTTGGCTGAAGGTGAGGGCGAAAAATTGAGTTGGGATGGACGCGATAACAACGGAAATCCTGTATCCGCCGGCACATTCTTTTACCGTGTGAAGGTGCAGTTCAACAGATTGGAAGAAAATTCACCAGTCTACACGTACAAGGGATACTTGGAGATTATACGTTAA